AGGTGCAGATCAGTCCGGTGCACACGTTGAGGCAGGCTATGACGAACACGATACCGAGGAACGCGGTGCCGAAGGTGCCGAACAGGGACGAGGTGAGGTTGGTGAGCACGGTCGCGCCCGTGTCCTTTGCCGGGTCGATGGCGCTGATGGCGCCGGATACCGCTCCCACATAGCTCAGCGCTCCATAGATCACGATGAGCAGAACGCCGGTGCCAAGACCGGCGTATGCGGTCTCCTTCTGCACTTGGATCTCGTCATCGATGTGCTGGGCGCGGATGTTCGCGGAGATCACGATGCCGAAGTACAGCGCGGCGAGCAGATCCATGGTCTGGTAGCCGTCGAGGAAGCCTCGCGTCACCTGATTGGCGAAGTAGTCGCCCATCGGTTTGGCCGGCGTGCCGATGCCGTGTACCAGGCATGCGACGAACAGGATGGCGATCAGCACCAGCAGCAGCGGTCCCATGAAACGTCCAAGCACCTTGGAGAGTTTCTCGGGATGCTGGGCGAGCAGGAAGGCCAATGCGAAGAACACGCACGAGTAGATGAGTTGCGCGAGCCAGCCGTAGGAAGCCGGCACGAAAGGCGACACCATCATCTCGAATGACGTGGTGGCCGTGCGCGGAATCGCAAAGCAGGGGCCGATGGTAAGCATGATCGCCACACCAAGAAACAGGGCGAATCCGGGGGAGACCCGTCGGGCGAGCCCATCGAATCCCCCTGCGAAGGTGACCGCGAGGACGCCGAGAATCGGCAATCCGACCGCGGAGACGATGAAGCCGACGGCTGCCGGCATGGTCGCCGATCCGGCCTGCGCGCCAACGAATGGAGGGAAGATCAGGTTGCCCGCCCCGAAGAACATCGAAAAGAAGGTAAATGTCATCACCAACCGTTGGTGCGCGACAAGCTTGTTCATTGCGGAAAACACCTTTCTCCCGTGTGGCCGTAGCACTATGGCATCGGATTGTCCCCGGGTCTGCGCATGACGGGTCTCCCTTCCGGGGCACCCTCGCAGAGGATACGCATAAGCCCCGACCGGTTGGGGTCGGGGCTTATCGAACCGTCAATCCGGCACGTCAATCACGCGCCGGCGTCGCGGCTCAGGCGTTCACGCGGTCGATGCCGGACTGGACGTCGGCCAGCACGGAATCCCAAGACTTGATGAAGGCGGCGACACCGTCGGCCTCCAGCTTGTCGGTGACGTCCTTGAGGTTGATGCCCAGCTCAGCCAGCTTGTTGATGACGGCGTGGGACTCCTCGAAGGTGCCCTCGATGGACGGAGCGCCGTTGCCGTGGTCGGCAAGAGCGTTCAGGGTCTTCTCCGGCATGGTGTTGACGATGTGCTTGGCGACCAGCTCGTCAACGTACTTGCAGTCGGAGTAGGCGGCGTTCTTGGTGCCGGTGGAGGCCCACAGCGGACGCTGGACCTTGGCGCCCTTGGCGGCCAAGGCGGCCCAACGCGGATCCTCGGCGAACTTCTTCTCGAAGAGCTCGTAGGCCAGACGGGCGTTGGCCACGGCGGCCTTGCCCTCGAGGGCCTTGGCTTCGTCGGAGCCGTTGGCTTCCAGCAGCTTGTCGACGGCGCTGTCCACGCGGGAGACGAAGAAGGAGGCGACGGAGCCGATGTGCTTCAGGTCGTGGCCGTTGGCGTCAGCCTGGGCGATGCCCTCGATGAAGGCGTCGATGACCTGCTCGTAACGCTCGAGCGAGAAGATCAGGGTGACGTTCACGGAGATGCCCTTGGCCAGGGTGGCGGTGATCGCCGGCAGGCCCTCGAGGGTCGCCGGGATCTTGATCATGGCGTTCGGACGGTTGACCTTCTCCCAGAGTTCCACAGCCTGCTTGGCGGTGTTCTCGGTGTCGTGGGCCAGACGGGGATCGACCTCGATGGAGACACGGCCGTCGACGAAGTCGGTAGCCTCAGCGATCTCGCGGAAGATGTCGGTGGCGTTGCGCACATCGGTGGTGGTGAGCTCGCGGACAGCGGTCTCAACGTCAACCTTGCCGAGCTCCTTGAGCTGAGCGTCGTACGGGCCGACCTGGCTCAGGGCCTTCTGGAAGATGGACGGGTTGGTGGTGACGCCGACCACGTTCTTGTTGGCGATGAGGTCCTGCAGGGAGCCGGACTCGATGCGGGAGCGGGACAGGTCGTCCAGCCAGATGGAAACGCCGTTGTCGGA
The window above is part of the Bifidobacterium longum subsp. infantis ATCC 15697 = JCM 1222 = DSM 20088 genome. Proteins encoded here:
- the brnQ gene encoding branched-chain amino acid transport system II carrier protein, translated to MNKLVAHQRLVMTFTFFSMFFGAGNLIFPPFVGAQAGSATMPAAVGFIVSAVGLPILGVLAVTFAGGFDGLARRVSPGFALFLGVAIMLTIGPCFAIPRTATTSFEMMVSPFVPASYGWLAQLIYSCVFFALAFLLAQHPEKLSKVLGRFMGPLLLVLIAILFVACLVHGIGTPAKPMGDYFANQVTRGFLDGYQTMDLLAALYFGIVISANIRAQHIDDEIQVQKETAYAGLGTGVLLIVIYGALSYVGAVSGAISAIDPAKDTGATVLTNLTSSLFGTFGTAFLGIVFVIACLNVCTGLICTCATYFHARFRSIAGRTPSYRTWQVIFTVFSFIVSNAGLSAIIKVSVPVLSALYPIAIVLVLLALTHTMLGARFPRVYFWTVLLVAVTSFATCVSSLAVVFGGDIAWLDAALAALPLQQYQLGWILPAVIGVIAGIVDKRRVTPAGRDI
- the tal gene encoding transaldolase, with translation MTEATQRTSDNGVSIWLDDLSRSRIESGSLQDLIANKNVVGVTTNPSIFQKALSQVGPYDAQLKELGKVDVETAVRELTTTDVRNATDIFREIAEATDFVDGRVSIEVDPRLAHDTENTAKQAVELWEKVNRPNAMIKIPATLEGLPAITATLAKGISVNVTLIFSLERYEQVIDAFIEGIAQADANGHDLKHIGSVASFFVSRVDSAVDKLLEANGSDEAKALEGKAAVANARLAYELFEKKFAEDPRWAALAAKGAKVQRPLWASTGTKNAAYSDCKYVDELVAKHIVNTMPEKTLNALADHGNGAPSIEGTFEESHAVINKLAELGINLKDVTDKLEADGVAAFIKSWDSVLADVQSGIDRVNA